CGCAAAATATTTCGTGCCTGAATCTCTATATCGCTTGCCTGACCTCGTGCACCCCCTAAAGGCTGATGAATCATCATTTCCGCGTTAGGAAGTGCGAATCGTTTACCCTTTGCGCCTCCTGCGAGTAATACTGCTGCCATGCTTGCCGCTAACCCCACGCAAATTGTAGAAACCTGCGGCTTGATGTACTGCATTGTGTCATAAATTGCAAGTCCTGCGCTGACACTTCCGCCGGGGCTGTTGATGTAAATATTTATGTCCTTGTCGGGGTCTTCGCTCTCAAGAAATAATAATTGAGCAACTACAGAATTTGCGACATCATCAACTATCTCAGAACCTAGAAAAATTATTCTGTCCTTGAGTAATCGGCTGTAAATGTCGTAACTTCTTTCGCCTCGTCCGGTTTGTTCTATTACATAAGGA
This region of Synergistaceae bacterium genomic DNA includes:
- the clpP gene encoding ATP-dependent Clp endopeptidase proteolytic subunit ClpP, whose translation is MSYYIPYVIEQTGRGERSYDIYSRLLKDRIIFLGSEIVDDVANSVVAQLLFLESEDPDKDINIYINSPGGSVSAGLAIYDTMQYIKPQVSTICVGLAASMAAVLLAGGAKGKRFALPNAEMMIHQPLGGARGQASDIEIQARNILRTKERMNKILASHTGQNIKTIAKDTDRDNYMTADEALKYGLIDKIIEAR